One window of Nostoc sp. C052 genomic DNA carries:
- a CDS encoding IS1634 family transposase, translated as MNSPLSIEVKNLNHLGIVAGIIDEIGLVDQINKILGQHPQSKVSAGQAVKAMILNGLGFVSGTLYMFPKYMDSYACEHLIGEGVLPEHLNDDRLGRVLDQLYLKGLSGIFTLIALAAVKKYGVDLSSLHLDSSSLHLHGEYKTGLPEVAFERNAPTENEDKLLELAPQPINITYGYSRDHRPDLKQFILELICSSDGDIPIFLKAASGNQSDTKNFAKTLVNFRENIDIDALMVADSALYSAENLNLMKSLKWLCRVPLTVGLAKQILLGIDSKDLIQSEITGYSYIVKSSNYAGIEQRWLIVESQERKKADSKQLMRRVQQAQINAHQKLTKLCNEEFACHRDAKKAALHLSEQLKYHCLAEIKISKKQLKPQGKNKNNNQNDWKYYYQISAQLEQDKAAIELENRASGKFILATNIIDESQLSHTDMIKEYKAQQSCERGFAFLKDPLFLTDSIFIKSPERIEALSMIMGLCLLVYTLGQRQLRGILLAQNQEIKNQLGKPTDRPTLRWIFQCFQGIHLLIVNSVSQISNLSDERLWILQFFPSTCRRYYLLV; from the coding sequence ATGAATTCGCCTTTGAGCATTGAAGTAAAAAATTTAAATCACCTGGGGATAGTAGCAGGAATTATTGATGAAATAGGGTTGGTAGACCAAATAAATAAAATACTTGGACAGCACCCGCAGTCTAAAGTGAGTGCGGGTCAGGCGGTCAAAGCAATGATACTAAACGGGTTAGGGTTTGTATCTGGAACATTATATATGTTTCCTAAATATATGGATAGCTATGCCTGTGAACACTTGATAGGAGAAGGAGTATTACCAGAACATTTAAATGACGACAGACTAGGAAGAGTATTAGACCAATTATATTTAAAAGGATTAAGTGGAATCTTCACTTTAATAGCGTTAGCAGCAGTAAAAAAATATGGAGTAGATTTATCATCGCTACACTTAGATTCTTCTTCATTGCATCTGCACGGAGAATATAAAACTGGTTTACCCGAAGTAGCCTTTGAAAGAAATGCTCCCACAGAAAATGAAGATAAGCTCCTAGAGTTAGCACCACAACCAATAAATATAACTTATGGTTATTCAAGAGATCATAGACCAGACTTAAAACAATTTATTCTAGAGTTAATTTGTAGCAGTGATGGGGATATTCCCATCTTTTTAAAAGCAGCGTCAGGAAATCAATCAGATACGAAAAACTTTGCGAAAACTCTCGTGAATTTTCGAGAAAATATTGATATAGATGCGTTAATGGTAGCAGACAGCGCATTATATAGTGCCGAAAACCTGAATTTGATGAAAAGCCTCAAATGGTTATGCAGAGTTCCATTGACAGTGGGGTTAGCCAAGCAAATACTATTAGGAATAGACTCCAAAGATTTAATCCAAAGTGAAATAACAGGTTATTCATATATAGTCAAGTCTAGTAACTATGCCGGGATCGAGCAAAGATGGCTGATAGTTGAAAGCCAAGAACGGAAAAAAGCAGATTCTAAACAGCTGATGCGCCGTGTTCAGCAAGCCCAAATAAATGCTCATCAAAAGCTCACAAAATTATGTAATGAAGAATTTGCTTGTCATCGAGATGCCAAGAAAGCTGCATTACATCTATCAGAGCAATTAAAATATCATTGTTTGGCTGAAATTAAAATATCTAAGAAACAGTTAAAACCTCAAGGTAAAAACAAAAACAACAATCAGAATGACTGGAAATATTACTATCAGATATCCGCGCAATTAGAGCAAGATAAAGCAGCAATTGAACTTGAAAATCGCGCTTCGGGAAAATTTATTTTAGCAACTAATATTATTGATGAATCCCAATTAAGCCACACTGACATGATTAAGGAATATAAAGCTCAACAATCATGTGAAAGAGGCTTTGCTTTCTTAAAAGACCCTTTATTCTTAACAGATAGCATATTTATTAAGTCACCGGAGCGCATTGAAGCTTTATCAATGATTATGGGGTTATGTTTGTTGGTTTATACTTTAGGACAACGACAGTTACGTGGAATTTTATTAGCTCAAAACCAGGAAATAAAAAATCAATTAGGTAAACCAACAGACCGCCCCACTCTCAGGTGGATATTTCAATGTTTCCAAGGTATTCATTTATTAATTGTTAATAGTGTTTCACAAATATCAAACCTCTCTGATGAAAGATTATGGATATTACAATTTTTTCCTAGTACTTGTCGTCGCTACTATTTATTAGTTTGA